The Pseudoalteromonas translucida KMM 520 genome has a window encoding:
- a CDS encoding glutaredoxin family protein, with protein MAKWTLYHTDGCHLCEQAEQLIKGLLNNHNELLLVDIMTDDQLIADYQVSIPVFKSEQGQQLFWPFTALDVREFLAQAE; from the coding sequence ATGGCTAAGTGGACTTTATATCACACAGATGGTTGTCATTTGTGTGAACAAGCTGAGCAATTAATTAAGGGATTACTTAATAATCACAATGAATTATTGCTAGTAGATATTATGACTGATGATCAGCTTATTGCTGATTATCAGGTTAGTATTCCGGTATTTAAAAGTGAGCAAGGCCAACAGTTATTTTGGCCTTTTACTGCACTAGACGTGCGTGAATTTTTAGCGCAAGCAGAATAA
- a CDS encoding cell division protein ZapC yields the protein MLQASKQWQWISCAKKNRLLLDLNEDMQLCTPYKLRQLTDSTFKNPYFSLEDAAFYEQVYQYLVQFKLWNPAQLCQISLNATAVKFQLKPVLAKSWFFEQYTGSTPSTEAVINLTSKAQSGEFLIVEHSSDASVCINLSENFQLDDNLSLVQFEAIRVLNNRVHPLLNQHIHSQIA from the coding sequence ATGTTACAAGCATCAAAGCAATGGCAGTGGATATCTTGTGCCAAAAAAAACCGCTTATTACTTGATTTAAATGAAGATATGCAGCTATGCACTCCTTATAAGTTAAGACAACTTACCGACAGCACATTTAAGAATCCTTATTTTAGCTTAGAAGATGCCGCATTTTATGAACAAGTTTATCAATATCTTGTTCAGTTTAAGCTATGGAATCCAGCGCAATTATGTCAAATATCACTCAATGCAACCGCAGTGAAGTTTCAATTAAAGCCAGTACTGGCTAAAAGTTGGTTTTTTGAGCAATACACTGGGAGCACCCCTAGTACTGAAGCTGTTATTAATTTAACTTCTAAAGCGCAGTCGGGAGAGTTTTTAATTGTAGAGCACAGCAGTGATGCATCTGTGTGTATTAACCTAAGTGAAAACTTTCAATTAGATGATAATTTATCATTGGTACAGTTTGAAGCCATTCGCGTTTTAAACAATCGTGTACATCCACTCTTAAATCAGCATATTCATAGCCAAATAGCTTAA
- a CDS encoding NAD-glutamate dehydrogenase: MTRNEGQASVILDNVCKLIHKKVRADNVLLVEKFAKALYSNMSKEDLANRNDSDLYGAALSLWNSLEKNTSDDAVIRVFNPEVAKDGWQSSHTIVEIIAKDMPFLVDSVRMAMTRENIASHLLLHSPLKIQRDENDKISGLSGLKAEQESTSTKTVFFIEIDRQTDSAVIESFKQELESVLTDVSVAVEDWQPIREKLIAVSQELPKRHAGKNNAEVDETVEFLDWLVKDNFTLMGYRQYELSPIQGDYELKGVMETSLGLMKNAGVEHTRLLSELPEAARQDARSSNLLILTKTNSLSRVHRPAYIDYVGVKRFDDKGNVIGEDRFIGLFSSNFYNYSAADVPVLKSKIDRIMQMCDFAKGTHAYKAVLNILETYPRDELVQARESELLEVAMGVLQVQERDMCRLFVRKDAYGRFFSCMVYVPRERYNTALRHETQNILANAFNSDEKVEFTTYFSESTLARTHYTVRVTDNNIEYKVKDIENNLVEAARTWEDKLQSALLEQAGEARGNELNRKYAQAFARSYKDEVLPSAAVVDIEKLEMLNDDNKLEMLFYRPQEEANSNVVRLSLFHKDEPIHLSDVMPMLENFGLRVVGETPYSVKTSDGSINWIMDFSMLIDSKGMADFDKISARFRAALTSVWNNRLENDGFNRLVLMGGLTGREASILRAYAKYMRQIGVTFSQAYIEGTFANYPHIAAKIVNLFTKKFSVKSPASEKTLEKLSTEIYLELENVANLDDDRIIRLYVDMIVATLRTSFFQKDNNGQFKSYVSFKIKPSLIPGVPLPLPAFEIFVYSPRIEGVHLRYGSVARGGLRWSDRREDFRTEVLGLVKAQQVKNAVIVPVGSKGGFVCKQLPTEREAFLKEGQECYKIFIRGLLDITDNIVQGEIVAPVDVTRHDGDDAYLVVAADKGTATFSDIANGIANEYNFWLGDAFASGGSVGYDHKKMGITARGAWESVKRHFREMDIDCQTTDFTVVAIGDMAGDVFGNGMLLSKHTRLQVAFNHMHIFVDPTPDAAATYPERERLFKLPRSSWEDFNKDLISAGGGVFSRAAKSITLSPEMKKMLGTKKASMTPTELIKATLMMDYDLLWNGGIGTYVKSSKETDADVGDRANDALRINGGELGAKVFGEGGNLGATQLGRIEFAAKGGRVNTDFIDNVGGVTCSDNEVNIKILLNGLVTSGDLTRKQRDELLYAMTDEVSKLVLNDCYRQTHTISITQSKGSSTLKEKIRFIHALEKDGKLNRAIEFIPSDEELAERAAAGKDLTRPELAILVSYSKMVLKESFVTDEITENPYYRQLLVNSFPLPLREKFNEAMDNHPLRKEIIATKLANQIVNDMGLNFMVRMHEETGANEAEIALCYSIASELFQMSDTWASVVALDNKIPAAVQTEMLYQLRRTVRRVTRWFLRHRNKAQTITQTVEFFAPTFADLSANLTTYMVDKEGELLVAAAQELTQSGVPAELANRIIGLSSLFSAMDLAEISASSKQSIDTVSHTYFKLGANMGLHWFLEQITKQPVANHWQALARASYREELDWQQRTLAEVVLNGFAEDNKDVNGQIEQWMDSQELLLQRWKQMLAEFRTSQTHDFAKFSVALRELMLLSHNCV; this comes from the coding sequence ATGACACGAAATGAAGGTCAAGCCTCAGTTATTTTAGATAATGTTTGTAAGCTTATCCACAAAAAAGTTCGCGCTGATAATGTGTTACTCGTTGAAAAATTCGCCAAAGCCTTGTACAGCAATATGTCTAAAGAGGATTTGGCTAATCGTAACGATAGTGACTTATATGGTGCTGCACTAAGCCTTTGGAATTCGCTAGAAAAGAACACGTCTGATGACGCGGTTATTCGCGTTTTCAACCCAGAAGTGGCAAAAGATGGTTGGCAGTCATCGCATACCATTGTTGAGATTATAGCTAAAGACATGCCGTTTTTAGTTGATTCAGTACGTATGGCCATGACTCGTGAAAATATTGCCTCTCACTTATTACTACACAGCCCGCTTAAAATCCAACGAGATGAAAATGACAAAATCTCAGGTTTATCTGGTTTAAAAGCAGAGCAAGAATCAACCTCGACCAAAACAGTATTCTTTATTGAAATTGACCGTCAAACAGATTCAGCTGTGATTGAGTCTTTCAAACAAGAGTTAGAGTCTGTACTTACAGATGTGTCGGTAGCGGTAGAAGACTGGCAGCCAATTCGCGAAAAGCTAATTGCAGTTAGTCAAGAGCTACCAAAACGCCATGCTGGCAAAAATAATGCTGAAGTAGATGAAACGGTTGAGTTTTTAGACTGGTTAGTTAAAGACAACTTTACCCTAATGGGCTATCGCCAATATGAGTTATCGCCAATACAGGGTGATTACGAGTTAAAAGGCGTAATGGAAACCAGTTTAGGTTTGATGAAAAATGCCGGTGTAGAACACACTCGTCTACTTTCTGAATTACCAGAAGCCGCTCGCCAAGATGCACGTAGTAGTAACCTGCTGATTTTAACCAAAACTAATTCATTATCACGTGTACATCGTCCGGCTTATATCGACTATGTTGGTGTAAAACGTTTTGATGATAAAGGCAATGTTATTGGTGAGGATCGCTTTATTGGCTTGTTCTCGTCAAACTTTTATAACTACAGTGCGGCAGACGTACCGGTTCTTAAAAGTAAAATTGACCGCATTATGCAAATGTGTGACTTTGCCAAAGGCACTCATGCTTATAAAGCAGTGCTTAATATTTTAGAAACCTACCCACGTGATGAACTCGTACAAGCCCGCGAAAGTGAATTATTAGAAGTTGCAATGGGCGTGTTGCAAGTACAAGAGCGTGATATGTGTCGCTTGTTTGTACGTAAAGATGCGTATGGACGTTTTTTCTCATGTATGGTTTATGTACCACGTGAGCGCTATAACACGGCACTGCGTCATGAAACGCAAAATATTTTAGCAAATGCATTTAATTCTGATGAAAAAGTCGAATTTACAACCTATTTCTCAGAGTCAACACTGGCACGTACTCATTATACCGTGCGTGTGACTGATAATAATATAGAGTATAAAGTGAAAGACATTGAAAATAATTTAGTTGAAGCAGCCCGTACTTGGGAAGATAAATTACAATCAGCCTTACTAGAACAAGCTGGCGAAGCACGCGGTAATGAATTAAACCGTAAGTATGCTCAAGCATTTGCTCGCTCATACAAAGATGAAGTATTACCAAGTGCAGCTGTTGTTGATATTGAAAAGCTAGAAATGCTTAACGATGACAACAAACTTGAAATGTTATTTTATCGCCCGCAAGAAGAAGCTAACAGCAATGTTGTGCGTTTAAGCTTATTTCATAAAGATGAGCCTATTCACTTATCTGATGTAATGCCGATGCTTGAAAACTTTGGCTTACGTGTTGTTGGCGAAACACCTTATTCAGTTAAAACTAGCGATGGTAGCATTAATTGGATCATGGATTTCTCTATGCTAATTGATAGCAAAGGGATGGCAGATTTTGATAAAATCTCAGCACGTTTTCGCGCTGCGTTAACCAGTGTGTGGAATAACCGCTTAGAAAACGACGGTTTTAACCGTTTAGTATTAATGGGCGGTCTTACGGGGCGTGAAGCGTCAATATTACGTGCGTACGCTAAATACATGCGCCAAATTGGGGTTACTTTCTCACAAGCTTACATTGAAGGCACTTTTGCAAATTATCCACACATTGCAGCAAAAATTGTTAACTTGTTTACTAAAAAATTCTCAGTTAAAAGCCCTGCAAGTGAAAAAACACTTGAAAAGCTTAGTACAGAAATATATTTAGAACTTGAAAACGTAGCCAATCTTGATGATGACCGTATTATTCGCTTATACGTTGATATGATAGTGGCAACACTGCGTACTAGCTTCTTCCAAAAAGATAACAATGGCCAATTTAAATCGTATGTATCGTTTAAAATTAAGCCAAGCTTAATTCCTGGTGTACCATTACCATTACCGGCATTTGAAATTTTTGTATACTCGCCGCGTATTGAAGGTGTGCATTTACGATACGGTAGTGTTGCACGTGGTGGCTTGCGTTGGTCAGATCGTCGTGAAGATTTCCGTACTGAAGTACTTGGCTTAGTTAAAGCACAACAAGTGAAAAATGCGGTAATTGTACCAGTAGGCTCTAAAGGCGGTTTTGTTTGTAAACAATTGCCAACTGAGCGTGAAGCATTCTTAAAAGAAGGCCAAGAATGTTACAAAATCTTTATCCGTGGTTTGTTAGATATCACAGATAATATTGTACAAGGTGAGATTGTTGCGCCTGTAGATGTAACTCGCCACGATGGCGATGATGCTTATTTAGTTGTAGCAGCCGATAAAGGTACTGCAACTTTCTCTGATATTGCTAATGGCATTGCAAATGAATATAACTTTTGGCTAGGTGATGCATTTGCATCAGGTGGTTCAGTGGGTTATGACCATAAGAAAATGGGTATTACAGCACGTGGCGCGTGGGAATCAGTTAAACGTCATTTCCGTGAAATGGATATTGATTGTCAAACAACCGATTTTACCGTGGTAGCTATTGGCGATATGGCAGGGGATGTATTTGGTAATGGTATGTTGTTATCTAAACATACTCGTTTACAAGTTGCATTTAACCACATGCATATTTTTGTTGACCCGACACCAGATGCCGCAGCAACGTATCCTGAGCGTGAACGTTTATTTAAATTACCGCGTTCATCGTGGGAAGACTTTAATAAAGATTTAATTTCTGCCGGTGGTGGTGTTTTCTCTCGTGCGGCTAAGTCGATTACACTAAGCCCAGAAATGAAAAAAATGTTAGGCACTAAAAAAGCTAGCATGACACCAACTGAGCTGATCAAAGCTACATTAATGATGGATTACGATCTATTGTGGAATGGTGGTATTGGTACTTATGTTAAGAGCAGCAAAGAAACTGACGCCGATGTAGGGGATCGTGCAAACGATGCTCTGCGTATTAACGGTGGCGAGCTGGGTGCTAAAGTATTTGGCGAGGGTGGTAACTTAGGTGCAACTCAGTTAGGACGTATTGAATTTGCAGCGAAAGGCGGCCGTGTTAATACTGACTTTATTGATAACGTAGGTGGCGTTACCTGTTCAGATAACGAAGTTAATATTAAGATTTTACTTAATGGCTTAGTTACCTCTGGTGATTTAACGCGCAAGCAACGTGATGAACTTTTATACGCTATGACAGACGAAGTATCTAAGCTGGTATTGAATGATTGTTATCGTCAAACACACACAATTTCAATTACTCAATCTAAAGGCTCATCAACGCTTAAAGAGAAAATTCGCTTTATTCATGCCCTTGAAAAAGATGGCAAGCTAAATCGTGCGATTGAGTTTATCCCAAGTGATGAAGAATTAGCAGAACGTGCAGCTGCTGGCAAAGACTTAACACGTCCAGAGTTAGCGATTTTAGTGTCGTACTCTAAAATGGTACTTAAAGAGTCGTTTGTTACAGATGAAATCACGGAAAACCCATATTATCGTCAATTGTTAGTTAATTCGTTCCCGTTACCACTGCGTGAGAAGTTTAACGAAGCGATGGATAATCACCCACTTCGTAAAGAAATTATTGCCACTAAACTGGCGAATCAAATTGTTAACGACATGGGCCTTAACTTCATGGTGCGTATGCATGAAGAAACCGGTGCAAATGAAGCTGAAATTGCTTTATGTTATTCAATTGCCAGCGAGTTGTTCCAAATGAGCGATACCTGGGCCTCGGTTGTTGCACTTGATAATAAAATTCCGGCTGCTGTACAAACCGAAATGCTATACCAATTACGTCGCACGGTTCGTCGTGTAACACGTTGGTTCTTACGTCATCGCAACAAAGCACAAACAATTACCCAAACAGTTGAATTTTTTGCGCCAACATTTGCAGATTTAAGTGCTAATTTAACAACGTATATGGTTGATAAAGAAGGCGAGCTTTTAGTGGCAGCTGCCCAAGAGTTAACACAAAGTGGTGTGCCAGCAGAACTCGCTAATCGCATTATTGGTTTATCTAGCTTGTTCTCTGCTATGGATTTAGCCGAAATTTCAGCAAGTTCGAAACAAAGTATCGATACTGTATCGCATACTTACTTCAAGCTTGGTGCAAACATGGGCTTACATTGGTTCTTAGAGCAAATTACTAAGCAACCTGTAGCAAACCATTGGCAAGCATTAGCGCGTGCATCGTACCGCGAAGAGCTTGATTGGCAACAACGTACATTAGCAGAAGTGGTATTAAACGGTTTTGCCGAAGATAACAAAGATGTTAATGGCCAAATTGAGCAATGGATGGATAGCCAAGAGTTATTATTACAACGTTGGAAGCAAATGCTTGCAGAGTTTAGAACATCACAAACTCACGATTTTGCTAAGTTCTCAGTAGCACTACGTGAACTCATGTTATTAAGCCATAACTGCGTGTAA
- a CDS encoding ABC transporter ATP-binding protein gives MDLIRILKAQLAFGTHALLNKADAVIESGERVCVVGRNGAGKSTLLKVLDGEVLLDDGEINQLGGIRISRLEQDPPKGASGTVFDYVAQGMPEIANLLIDFHHVSTELQTVCTDKLLNKLERLSNQLEAVDGWRFDSRIQVVLTQLELTPDAKLESLSGGWLRKVALARALVSEPDLLLLDEPTNHLDMASVMWLEQFLKEFKGGIVFISHDRAFIRAVATRILDLDRGKLISYPGDYATYLEQKAHDLKVEESQNALFDKRLAEEETWIRQGVKARRTRNEGRVRELKQLRNERKQRVDQVGKTDFNIETADRSGKLVFEAKHLCHAFKDKVIADDFSTLVMRGDRIGLVGPNGIGKTTLLKLMFGSLAPDSGETKQGVNLEFAYFDQYREKLDEEATVQDNVAEGKQEVMMGGRSRHVLGYLQDFLFPPARARTPVKALSGGEKNRLLLAKLFLKPSNILVLDEPTNDLDIETLELLEDIINQYQGTVLIVSHDREFIDNTCSSVWAFEGNGKITDIVGGYSDYEAYVNYLAEQQKNQPQQATKKVEKAPAAPVVKAEAKGNKLSYKLKLELEQLPNKMEQLEADVEIQQAIVSDVDFFKQDSDITAKALNHLAKLESDLEAAFSRWEELEELKNQ, from the coding sequence ATGGATTTAATTAGAATTTTAAAAGCACAACTGGCCTTTGGTACTCATGCATTGCTTAATAAAGCAGATGCAGTGATTGAAAGTGGCGAGCGCGTGTGTGTTGTAGGTCGAAATGGTGCTGGTAAGTCAACGTTATTAAAAGTCCTCGATGGCGAGGTTTTATTAGATGATGGTGAAATAAACCAGCTTGGTGGTATAAGAATTTCTCGTTTAGAACAAGACCCACCAAAAGGCGCTAGTGGCACTGTATTTGATTATGTTGCTCAAGGTATGCCTGAAATTGCTAACTTACTGATTGATTTTCATCATGTGAGTACAGAGCTACAAACCGTATGTACCGATAAATTATTAAATAAACTTGAGCGTTTATCAAACCAATTAGAAGCGGTTGATGGCTGGCGTTTTGATAGTCGCATTCAAGTGGTTTTAACCCAATTAGAGTTAACACCTGATGCTAAGCTTGAGTCACTTTCAGGTGGTTGGTTGCGTAAGGTTGCACTTGCTCGTGCACTGGTTAGTGAGCCAGATTTATTATTACTCGATGAGCCTACTAACCACTTAGATATGGCAAGTGTTATGTGGCTTGAGCAATTTTTAAAAGAATTTAAAGGCGGCATTGTATTTATATCGCATGACCGTGCCTTTATTCGTGCTGTTGCAACGCGTATTTTAGATTTAGACCGTGGTAAATTAATATCATACCCTGGCGACTATGCTACTTATTTAGAGCAAAAAGCCCACGACTTAAAAGTTGAAGAAAGTCAAAATGCTTTATTTGATAAGCGTTTAGCCGAAGAAGAAACGTGGATACGTCAAGGTGTTAAAGCACGAAGAACACGTAATGAAGGGCGCGTACGAGAACTTAAGCAACTACGTAACGAGCGTAAACAACGTGTTGACCAAGTAGGTAAAACAGACTTTAATATTGAAACTGCAGATCGTTCGGGTAAATTGGTATTTGAAGCTAAGCATCTTTGTCATGCATTTAAAGATAAAGTGATTGCAGATGACTTTTCAACCTTGGTTATGCGCGGCGATCGTATTGGTTTAGTTGGTCCAAATGGTATCGGTAAAACAACGTTATTAAAATTAATGTTTGGTAGCCTAGCCCCAGATAGCGGTGAAACTAAGCAAGGCGTTAATTTAGAATTTGCTTATTTTGACCAATACCGTGAAAAGTTAGACGAAGAAGCAACAGTACAAGACAACGTTGCTGAAGGTAAGCAAGAAGTAATGATGGGTGGTCGCTCGCGCCACGTATTAGGTTACTTACAAGACTTTTTGTTCCCGCCAGCACGTGCCCGTACGCCAGTTAAAGCGCTTTCGGGTGGTGAAAAAAACCGCTTGTTATTGGCGAAACTATTTTTAAAACCGTCAAACATATTAGTGCTCGATGAGCCAACTAATGATTTGGATATAGAAACATTAGAGCTTTTGGAAGATATTATTAACCAGTATCAAGGCACAGTATTAATAGTAAGCCATGACCGTGAGTTTATTGATAATACCTGTTCTAGTGTTTGGGCATTTGAAGGTAATGGCAAGATTACTGATATTGTTGGCGGCTACAGTGATTACGAAGCCTATGTTAATTACTTAGCAGAGCAACAAAAAAATCAACCACAGCAAGCAACTAAAAAAGTTGAAAAAGCACCTGCTGCGCCAGTAGTTAAAGCAGAGGCTAAAGGTAATAAACTCTCTTACAAATTAAAACTTGAATTAGAGCAACTGCCTAATAAAATGGAACAACTCGAAGCCGATGTTGAAATTCAACAAGCTATAGTTAGTGATGTTGATTTTTTTAAGCAAGACAGTGATATAACGGCTAAGGCATTGAACCATTTGGCAAAACTTGAGTCAGACCTTGAGGCCGCGTTTTCGCGCTGGGAAGAACTTGAAGAATTAAAAAATCAGTAG
- the rlmKL gene encoding bifunctional 23S rRNA (guanine(2069)-N(7))-methyltransferase RlmK/23S rRNA (guanine(2445)-N(2))-methyltransferase RlmL, translating into MQFIALTSIGIENLLVDELTELGATVSKQTVGSVRFEADSLLAQKVCLSTRFATRVLMLIEEKEGVDDKNSLYNFARSQPWQEWFGPTQTFAVDFNGTNDSLKNTQFSGLVIKDAIVDYFNDLFEQRPNVDKQDANVRVVARLNRYGVSMYIDYSGPRLSERGYRQGQGKAPIKEHLAAALIKRSGWLENVNQPLFDPCCGAGTILIEAAGMARNEAPGLFREGFAFERLPSFRAAKFKELKEELLGNIIDPKLWLIGHDYDAQVLGKAIDNAKRAELDDVIKFKQSDATKLTAVAKLPGVVISNLPYGERIGSMAELVDLHRNLGVGFKKHFNHWKLALLGMDESLFKLLKLVRLKRYKFKNGPLDVELNLYQLDDKQVSLTTDDKKALNFEGSMSFANRLKKNKQGLKNWLKQNEITAYRVYEADIPEYNVAVDIYGDSAVIFEYAAPKEIDEKTSEKRLQDVISLTAEQLKIAPENIAVKVRKKQKGEEQYTPMAKQNRTMVVEEFGAKFKVNLFDYLDTGLFLDHRLMRRYIQENAKDKRFLNLFAYTGTASVHAALGGAKAITTVDLSKTYLKWGQDNFDLNNISNTRYRFEQADCLKWLEHATSQYDLIFLDPPTFSNSKRMKDAFDVQSDHIKLLTWVKKILSPSGTLIFSNNKRGFVMDEVGLIGLGLKAVNISDKTLSPDFKRNKKIHNSWLITHG; encoded by the coding sequence TTGCAATTTATCGCACTTACTTCTATCGGAATCGAAAATTTATTGGTTGATGAACTAACAGAACTTGGCGCAACCGTGTCTAAGCAAACTGTCGGTTCTGTTCGCTTTGAGGCAGACTCATTATTGGCGCAAAAGGTGTGTTTATCAACTCGCTTTGCTACGCGCGTGCTCATGCTTATTGAAGAAAAAGAAGGCGTAGATGACAAAAATAGCCTGTATAACTTTGCTCGCTCACAACCATGGCAAGAATGGTTTGGGCCTACACAAACGTTTGCTGTCGACTTTAATGGTACCAACGACTCATTAAAAAATACGCAGTTTTCTGGTTTAGTTATAAAAGATGCCATAGTTGATTACTTTAACGACTTATTTGAGCAGCGCCCTAATGTTGATAAACAAGACGCTAATGTGCGTGTGGTTGCGCGTTTAAATCGTTATGGCGTGTCTATGTACATAGATTACTCTGGCCCGCGTTTATCTGAGCGTGGTTACCGACAAGGCCAAGGTAAAGCACCTATAAAAGAGCATTTAGCAGCGGCATTAATCAAACGCAGCGGCTGGCTTGAAAATGTAAATCAGCCTTTGTTTGACCCATGTTGTGGTGCAGGTACTATTTTAATTGAAGCTGCCGGTATGGCGCGCAACGAAGCCCCAGGCTTATTTCGCGAAGGCTTTGCATTTGAGCGCTTACCAAGTTTTAGAGCTGCAAAATTTAAAGAGCTAAAAGAAGAATTGCTGGGCAATATTATAGACCCTAAGTTATGGCTAATTGGTCACGATTACGACGCTCAAGTATTAGGCAAAGCGATTGATAACGCAAAACGTGCTGAGTTAGACGATGTTATTAAGTTTAAACAAAGTGATGCAACTAAACTAACCGCAGTGGCTAAATTACCTGGCGTAGTTATATCTAACTTACCCTATGGTGAGCGTATTGGTTCTATGGCTGAGCTTGTGGATTTACATCGTAATTTAGGTGTGGGCTTTAAAAAGCATTTCAACCATTGGAAACTTGCTTTACTGGGCATGGATGAAAGCTTATTTAAGCTGTTAAAGTTAGTTAGGCTGAAGCGTTATAAATTTAAAAATGGCCCGTTAGATGTTGAACTTAACTTATATCAACTAGATGACAAACAGGTAAGCCTGACAACCGATGATAAAAAAGCGCTGAATTTTGAAGGTTCAATGTCTTTTGCTAATCGATTGAAAAAGAACAAGCAAGGTTTAAAAAACTGGCTTAAGCAAAACGAAATTACAGCATACCGTGTATACGAAGCAGACATTCCTGAGTACAACGTTGCTGTAGATATTTACGGTGATTCAGCGGTTATTTTTGAATACGCTGCCCCGAAAGAAATTGATGAAAAAACGTCTGAAAAACGCTTGCAAGATGTGATCAGCTTAACGGCTGAACAACTTAAAATAGCACCAGAGAACATTGCTGTAAAAGTGCGTAAAAAGCAAAAAGGCGAAGAGCAATACACGCCAATGGCTAAACAAAACCGCACCATGGTGGTTGAAGAGTTTGGCGCTAAGTTTAAAGTGAATTTATTTGATTACTTAGACACTGGCTTATTTTTAGATCACCGTTTAATGCGTCGTTATATTCAAGAAAACGCCAAAGATAAACGCTTTTTAAACTTATTTGCCTACACAGGTACGGCGTCAGTACATGCAGCACTTGGTGGCGCTAAAGCAATTACCACGGTTGACTTGTCAAAAACCTATTTAAAGTGGGGCCAAGACAACTTTGATTTAAATAATATTAGTAATACTCGCTACCGTTTTGAGCAAGCCGATTGCTTAAAGTGGCTAGAGCATGCAACGTCGCAGTACGATTTAATCTTTTTAGATCCACCGACGTTTTCAAACTCTAAGCGTATGAAAGATGCATTTGATGTGCAGAGCGATCATATTAAGTTATTAACGTGGGTTAAAAAAATATTAAGCCCGTCGGGCACACTTATTTTTTCTAATAACAAACGTGGCTTTGTTATGGATGAAGTGGGTTTAATCGGCTTGGGCTTAAAAGCGGTTAATATTTCTGACAAAACTTTATCACCTGATTTTAAGCGTAATAAAAAAATTCATAATAGCTGGTTAATTACCCATGGCTAA
- the pyrD gene encoding quinone-dependent dihydroorotate dehydrogenase, whose amino-acid sequence MFYDLARRFMFTRDAEWAHEFALNNLSRFANTPLSAAWSQSIVNKPVNFLGLELKNPVGLAAGLDKNAECITAFAQMGFGFVEVGTVTPRPQAGNDKPRMFRLPQSNAIINRMGFNNKGVDNLVNNVKAANYTGILGINIGKNKDTPNEQGKDDYIHCMRKVFEHASYITVNISSPNTPGLRDLQYGAALDDLLQSLKNEQLDLVAKHGKQVPMLVKIAPDLDPIQIAQVSESLLSNKIDGVIATNTTLERSMVAGQQYADEAGGLSGQPVRERATHVVSELKRLTNGQLPIIGVGGIDDVSSAKEKINAGADLVQIYTGFIYKGPQLIKSIVDSL is encoded by the coding sequence ATGTTTTACGATTTAGCTCGCCGTTTTATGTTTACCCGTGATGCGGAGTGGGCGCATGAGTTCGCTCTTAATAATTTAAGTCGTTTTGCTAATACACCATTAAGTGCTGCTTGGTCACAAAGTATTGTGAATAAACCAGTTAACTTTTTGGGCTTAGAACTTAAAAACCCCGTTGGTCTTGCTGCAGGGCTTGATAAAAATGCAGAGTGTATTACTGCATTTGCACAAATGGGCTTTGGTTTTGTTGAGGTGGGTACAGTTACTCCGCGCCCACAAGCAGGTAACGATAAACCACGTATGTTTAGACTGCCGCAGTCAAATGCGATTATCAATCGTATGGGATTTAATAATAAAGGCGTTGATAATTTAGTTAATAATGTTAAAGCAGCCAACTATACCGGTATTTTAGGTATTAACATTGGTAAAAATAAAGACACGCCGAATGAGCAAGGCAAAGACGATTACATACATTGTATGCGCAAGGTGTTTGAACATGCCTCGTATATAACGGTTAATATTTCATCGCCAAATACCCCAGGGCTTCGTGATTTACAATACGGTGCAGCGCTAGATGATTTGCTACAAAGTTTGAAAAACGAGCAGCTTGATCTTGTTGCTAAACATGGTAAGCAAGTACCTATGCTGGTAAAAATTGCGCCAGATTTAGATCCAATCCAAATTGCTCAAGTAAGTGAATCTTTACTAAGCAACAAAATAGACGGGGTAATTGCTACTAATACTACACTTGAGCGCAGTATGGTTGCGGGTCAGCAATATGCTGACGAAGCGGGTGGTTTATCGGGGCAGCCAGTTAGAGAGCGTGCGACACATGTGGTGAGTGAATTAAAGCGCTTAACTAATGGGCAGTTACCTATTATAGGTGTAGGCGGTATTGACGATGTGTCATCGGCTAAAGAAAAAATAAACGCAGGTGCCGATTTAGTACAAATTTATACTGGCTTTATTTATAAAGGCCCACAATTAATTAAATCGATTGTTGATAGCTTATAA